From Manihot esculenta cultivar AM560-2 chromosome 18, M.esculenta_v8, whole genome shotgun sequence:
CATTACTTTGCAGCCCCCAGATTTTGCTGTTCCCATTGAGGAGCTTAAGTCCATCATATCAAAGAATACTCGTGCAATTCTTATCAACACACCACACAATCCCACTGGGAAGATGTTTACTAGGGAGGAGCTGAGCACTATTGCATCACTTTGCATTGAGAATGATGTTCTGGTTTTTGCTGATGAAGTTTATGATAAGTTGGCCTTTGAAATGGATCACATATCTATGGCCTCTCTGCCTGGAATGTATGAGCGGACAGTAACTATGAATTCATTAGGGAAGACATTCTCGTTAACTGGGTGGAAGATTGGCTGGGCAATTGCTCCTCCACACCTGACATGGGGAGTGCGGCAGGCACACTCGTTCTTAACTTTTGCTACCTCCACTCCAATGCAGTGGGCAGCTGCAGTGGCCCTTAGAGCTCCAGATTCTTACTATGTAGAGCTAAAAAGGGACTATATGGAAAAGAAGGCAATTTTAGTGGAGGGATTGAAGGCTGTTGGTTTCAAAGTTTTCCCATCAAGTGGGACTTACTTCGTTATTGTTGATCACACCCCATTTGGCCAGGAAAACGATATTGCATTTTGCGAATATCTGATCAAGGAAGTTGGAGTGGTAGCAATCCCAACCAGTGTATTTTATTTAAACCCAGAAGATGGGAAGAATTTGGTGAGATTCACCTTCTGCAAAGACGAAGAAACTTTGAGGGCTGCAGTAGAGAGGATGAAAGAGAAACTGAAGAGAAATTGATCCTGTTTATATGCGTCAATTTCTAAGAACTCAAACAGGCATGGAATATATCGGTATTGTAATATAAACATCTCCTTTAGAAGGTAAATTGTATCCTTCTGCAATAATTGGAAGGCTAATTGCTTGTTTATTACAGCATTTAGTGGAATAAACATCAAATTGCTCTATTCATTCCTGTGAAAAGTGATGTCTAGGTCCATAGAGCCCTGTTTATGAAAATCGGTTAACTCGACAATTTGGTAATTGTTTCTTATGGAGTGGTTCAGTTTTTGGGTAGTTTGTGATACCCTTTAGCTCCCAAGGTTTTTGAACATTGTCTCAGAGGTCTGATTTGGATTATTTAAAGGATTAGAAGTGGTCTATGGTCTATGTTTTTTGCATGTGTATAGTCAGAAGAATGCATTGGTGTTCCTTATGCTCAGTAATTGTTTCAAATGCTTAAcaattttcatctttttgtaaTATATGCTAATATCACACTGAAAATTACtacataaatataaaacttGAAGCAAACTATTTCCCTATTCAACCAAGCAGACAGCATATTCCTCTTCTCACGCATTCCTATTCAGGCTTCCCTTGATTCTCTTTTCGGTCCTGTATACTTTCTGGACTTTTATCAAACAGGGAAAGCTCAAGAGCAAGTGATGATTCCATCTTTGATGTCACCCATTTCCAATCAGACACCAAGAATCTCAAACTTATTGCGCAGTGCAACCATCTCCGTTATGGTCTTAATTGCCTAGTACTTCTCCAAAGAATTCTTGCAAATTCTTGTCTACCCAAGTTGCTCtagctttctcttctttttcaatGGATTCGTTGTGCCTAAACTCCTTGGAAAGGAAGTTCAGAGTTTAATTAAAACTAGACAAAATGATTAGCCTAAAAACGCTAAGTTAATATAACAAAAATCCCATAAATGTGAAAATTAAACTTCAAAGCCTAAATATAAGATTTggcaattgatttttttttttaaaaaaaaaatcagttgatatatctcaaaatttttgtaactattaaattttataaaattataacaaaaagtTATAGTATATgcagtttatatatatatataagttaaataatttgtaattttatattaaatattaaatttaataatgataattttaaaattcaaaaaataggaTTTACAGGATTTACAGTGATGAATAAATTTGATCAGGAGAAATCACTCGTTCTCTTTtatccttttttcttttatttgctAATGACGTATACTACAATGTCATACATTTCTGTCAGTTAGACTGAACGTACGGACGAATCAAAGTATATTTTCACATCAGATGACCATTTAATTTTTCGGCGTACAGGTTTGTAGGACTGCGAAATGATTAAGCCAGCTATTCTGCCCCACGTCATTTTACTGTGCTAAAATATCTCTAATTCGACTTGTTTCAAGTGATATTAAGACTTGCAATATTGAATCGGTTTATGTGAGAATGTCTTGATAGATTTTAAGTCTATTAAAAtcactaaatataaaaaatttaacgaTCATCACACCTATTTTTATAGATGCAATAtttaatagaaatttaaatttatcaattgCAAGGCCTCAACCTTAGTGTCAAAACAAGATAAATGCGTAATTGATATGTGACTCATGGCATGTGAGTTGAAATATCACAAATTGAAACTCTGGTAAGGATagaagatttatttatttatttccccgaaaagtgaaaaagaaaataaaatgaaaataaggaAGAAAGAAATATATTTATGTTAAATGAAAAACACAATTATGTCATAGTAATGATGGCATGTGAATGTGGACAAGAAACAATCCTGCAATAACCATAAATATAAGACACAATTATTTCTGGAAATCAAACAAGCCTACAACTATGAATTCCTTTTAGCACAACCTTCATCACTAAGATTTACAAAAACTTTACACTATCTATAGATTTTTTTTACTAATGCTGGATTCAAGCATATGAGATGATAATAAGGTTACTTCATGGGTTCAAGTGGCAGAGACGAACAATGGAGCGTCTAcactttaattattaattattttttataatgattaatcaaaagttaaaaagaaacaaatttttatttttatttttatataagaatgaatataatagtaataatttttttttatacaattagTTATTGAAGAGAGAGGAAAAGGGAGAAGATGATAATTGAAGTAATAAATGGTTGTGATGCAAATGCAGATGATTGTGGTTCCTTTTTGGCccaacataaaatttaaagtaattaTTGTTGATTGGTGGCTTCTGTGAAAACTACAACACTCTTCTCTCTGCTTATTATCTTAAACTTTCATTTTCCATATCATTCCAAATTCCATTTATTCTTCcaatgccttttttttttttaaaaaaaaaattatttttctgtgAACGGGATGCTTCAATTTCTACACTTAGGTAGATAAGGTAATGCATGTGATTAAAATTTCCtcaaagttttaaaatattaattaattcagcAAAGTtttatagttatattttatcactaagattttattttattttttatttttatttttatcaatttagcAATGTCATATTTGACAAATTGCTGATATGATAGTTTCTTATTTTAACTCATGCCAGCATTTTCGTTATTGTATACAATCTGAATATGATAATATAGACACGTAGGACATGCATCACGTTCAACTACTaggattatttaataataaatacatgttattaaaaatgaaattttattaattaaagaaataattataaatatatgagTAGACATGAGAGAGTTAGACTtacattcaaaattttataatttaacaaatgataaattaataaaaaaataaatattaaaaaaattataaaattgttaattactaattaagGTTTCATCCGCCGCCCCAGTGGACTGTGATCATTACACCAAGGAAACGCAGTATCCTTCGCCTCGCTTGACATCCCATCGTAAGCCCCACGTACTCGATCACCTTCATCATAGCCGTTAAAATTATATCGACGGTGATTATACCATCAAGTTAACCTACTGCAAGTACACGATAAACATGCTCTTCCAAATAGATCTGGCCCTTTGGATTCTGGAGTACCAGAGTGGGACAAGACATGGCCCACAGTTTTCAACGGTGATGAGGGCATGAGGAAAGTGAAAAAAGaagtaaaaaatttgaaatgggTGGCACGTGCGGGCCTGCCACAGGAAAGCAAAAAGGGTAGAATCTAGATCCGACGACCACATCATATATCTCCGTCCAGACCGGGACCCACTTTAGATTAAATAGAACGGCTGAACATTGAACCATTAGTTTCACCGTTAGATACTCATCAGGCGTCCCAGATTGAATCTCCCTCCCTCGTCCCCTCGCACCATAAATACATACTGAAACGCGCTCCGAAAGACTTTCTATTCTCTCCTTCAAAAAACATGGAACTTTCTTTATAGTTTTTGTGTTTTTTGGAGTGTGCTAAGGTGCCCGGTGCGCCACCTGAGATATGTCGACGGTGGGAACAGTTACATCAACGGTTATCAGAATCTCGAGGTACAGGACGGACAACTAGGAGGTTTAAGGTGGGGGAATTTTAGACGGTGGAGATTGGATATCCTTCGGACCCACGCCTAGAAATGGACGGCCAAAAAAGTCAAGCCAAGCTCACTAGAAATCATTCGTCTCTTCTCCGTTCATTACCCACTGTCCGATCGTCCATCCACAGCCTAACTTCCGTAGCACAGAAGGACCTTATCAAACCGGAGCTGCAGCAGCTACAGCCGCAAAAGCAAGAATTAGACTGGAAAATaggagaagagaaaagaaagccaCACCGGTCAGGTTCAACTCCGAGAAGGACCAGTTCGGTCCGGTTCACACCTGTTCTCACTGTggtttcaatttctttctttagtcTCTTTTCAGTctccttatttttcttcttttatttgagaagagaagagatacCCACGTCAGAGAATCTTTTATTAGGTCTGATTTTCATTGCTATAATCCTTTTCTTTGCAAGCAAGAACAAGAACTTAATCAACCAGAATTTGACCGTAATCAAGCAATTGTGGGAAGAAAACACGAAAAAACTCGGTGTTTCCACTTCAAGAACCAAATCGAAGCCGGTTCAATGGTTTATTGGTGAGTCAAATGCTGATAGCAGCAGCAAAATCGAGAAGGAGAAGAGGATAATAAGAGAAGGAGTGGAGTTCTATAGCAATGGGGATTTCTATGAAGGGGAATTTCACAAAGGGAAATGCAATGGCAGTGGGGTTTATAACTACTTTGTCAATGGGAGATATGAGGGTGATTGGATTGATGGGAGATATGATGGGTACGGGATAGAGAGCTGGGCAAGAGGGAGTAGATATAAAGGGCATTATAGACAAGGTCAAAGGCATGGATATGGGGTTTATAAGTTTTACACACGGGATTCTTATGCTGGCGAATGGTGCAATGGCCAGAGCCATGGTGTTGGCTTGCAGACTTGTTCCGATGGAAGCTGCTACTTGGGTGAATTCAAGCGTGGCGTCAAGCATGGACTTGGGGTTTACCATTTCAGGTGATTTTCTTGCCAtgctcttttttttattattctattattattttttaaattttattttggatAACGTTAATTGCCTCTACTGTTTCAGAACTTCCCATGACTGACCAAACAGTCGAATTTGTCTTTGTACTTCTGAAGATTATTTTTCATTGGTTGCTTGTGGGGTTTGCCATTTCAGGCTAAATAACTGATTTctgttttattattaaaaaaaaattaaaatttttgggtACTATCATGTTGGATATGGGCGTACTGTTTAGACTGTTCATAATTAGTAAAGCTGTAAGAATTGTAGTTTTACGAATTACTTTTACAAATCCCTTGGATATGCAAATGAAAGTTGTTAATTAATTTCAGATGATCTATTGATAAAAGGGAGTTACCTTGTTTTTGCTTTTTCCGGTTGTTTATTTCACTTTTCAGTTTGGATCTCTTAGTGGTTTGCTTTCAAGGGTGTGATTAACAAAAGCGTAGACAATGGTGTATGTGATGAATTTCATGTTATATTTTGTTCTCTGCTATTATGTTTATAGTTTGATTAATGATTGTTTTGAATATTATAGTTggagttaataattttttaaccgGTTAATATCTGAATGGATGTTGATGATCATTATTCGATCAGTTGGATATACAGTTATGGATGAAATTTAATTGTGCAAGTCCATTTTCTTTATGTATTTTACCGATTGTTATTTTGCAACTCAATGCTATTGCATTTTGATGTGGTGGTGAACCAATGaacttgttgatttttttttatatgatcgGAAGTAATGAGGAAATTGATTGCATTGCAGAAATGGAGATAGATATGCTGGTGAATATTTTGGAGACAAAATCCATGGCTTTGGTGTTTATCACTTTGCCAATGGCCACTGCTACGAAGGGTCATGGCATGAAGGCCGGAAGCAAGGTTATGGCATGTATACTTTCAGAAATGGTGATGCAAAATGTGGTGAATGGGATCATGGCATCCTTAAGACCCCTATGCCTCTACTGACTGATTGTGTCCTCAGAGCTGTTCAGGTATTTGATCTAAACCCTCAATTTCACTTGTGAATACTCAGCCACAAATTATTGAATTCTTATCATGAACTTGATCATTTCATGTTTCTAAACTTCAGGCTGCTAGAAAAACAGCTGAAAGTGCGATTGTCCTTCGACGGGTGGATGAACTAGTTAACACGGCAGTTGAGGCTGCAAATAGAGCTGCCACTGCTGCTAGAGTTGTTGCTGTAAAAGCTGTTCAAAACCGAATGGATGGCAAATTTTGTGATACAAATGtgtaagagatttcagcttTTCTCTGGAAAGTgtaaatttttcttcttttactaatttttatgtACTTGGATGACAGTGGCCCGATGAGCAAAAGCTCGTCAGAGGTCTGAGAGTGTTTGAGGCCTCATTTATCACACTGTAACTTGTAAATACACCCTTGTATATCAATGGAAGAGGCTACTTTGTCAAGCCGCTGCAGCCTGCATGTGTTTTAGACGGCTCTATTATTGTGCGTGGCACTAAATAATACCAATATGGTAGGGCTGATCTTAGCTTGTCTCTTATGGGTTGTAAGCGTTATCCACTGAGAACAAACAATATGAGAGAGCCGTGCTCGTGCTGTGCATGTCTAAGAGCTTGGATGGCTACGAAGTTGGAAAGAAAAAGACACAAGCCAATCAAATAATGGTTTTGGAGTGGGCTGATTTGCTGGTTCTCTAAACGCTCGCCAGATATGATCATGAATGGATTTTATTTTCAGATCCTTTTTCTAATTAAACAGAAAcccaaaaagaaagaaaaaaggaaaacacACTTCTTCCTTTCAAATTTAACTGAGATTGGCAAAGAATTCTTCTTAAAATGGATATGTGATTGTGAAGGAAGAGTTTGAATTTTAATCAAAAGGCTGAGATAAATCAACCAAAGGTGTTGGTGCCTACTTGATgctttctaattttttatattttagaaaaaaaatgaaagaaattatCAGCAGATCCAACAGTCACAAGATACCAATTGCTAGAAACCAGaaaagatgggagagatctagctagGCAATAGTCCCACTTGCATACATCTGCCATTCAATGCACTATTGAAATGCAAGTATAAACTAGTCCATTTTATGCTGAGAAAGCATGTGGGATAGTGTTGGGTGTTGATATGCAAAGcacatgatgatgatgatgtggtgAGTGTGGGGTTAGGGTTCCTTTACTTGTGTCCAAAATCATATGTAGCTTTCATGCATGCTATGCTGGATCCACATTCTCTCTTTCCATGTATTTATTTTCTAGTTAATAGGTATTGTACCaaaaagaaagtaaaatttattaattttaaatataattttaattactttaagtatattaattatattttaaaaccatatgaaaataaaaaaataacctattTTTGTTGGACagagaaaatatatgatataagcttattttaagtaaattaattattattaaatatttatattaaagatATATACAATTTAATAATTGTCTAACTTAATTTCATATAAATAGTATTGTGAAGTAGTCCAAACACTAATTACGACTAAACACTTCTTAGGTGAAGTAGTCCAAAAATACATTATtactcatttaatttaattttattattttttctgattaaagaAAAATGAGTGAACGAGGGAGATGGAGAAAGGATGAAGTATTGATTACGTGGAATCATTAAttagatataataataataataatttgttagttataTAAATCTGGCAAACCCTATGATTCGGCTCAAATAGAGCAATATggcaattttaaaataaaaaacagaaTATTTGAGAATACCAAGAAATATAGATTTacttaaaaaagaaattgaaagtTGGGTTCATtgtgattttgaaatattttatgcAGAAGCAGCAGATGTTTGATTCTTGCATTCATTACGATCACTATCTCTTGCCTTATCCTGTCCTTTTCCTATCAATCTagattttcattctttttttttttctttcaattattattattattattattattattattattattattttctccatattcatttagttttttttatcaacTATTTATTATACAAATTTATGAGTAATTTTTAATATGTGTGATGAAAGCTGAATTTCTTACATTCGAATTAAAATCGAGATTGAAGAAGGAGAATGACTCAAAACCCATTAGAGCTCACCAATCAAACCGATCCATCAACACACCTTTTAATCCGCAATAGAAGTAAGCTAGATTGACCGAGATTCAGACTTGTGAAAAGAAAGTCTGACTCGTTTGATGTGACAGAAAGTAGAAGAGCATATTTAATTATGCCGAGATCTTACCAACACACGCATTGAAGGAAAATTAAATGACCGTCTAACGAGAATGAACGGTTAAGTATGTTCATTCGTATAACTCTACATGATAGAAATAAGTAGCAATGTATCAGGACGGGACAGTTGTGCATCACtagagaatataaaaaaaataaataaaaaagagagaTGCAAATTTTTTAGACTAAATTTACACATACtcaaaatcttatttttttctCTAGATTAAATTTAAACGCactcaaaatattattttttttaattttagaatattaatatatttattcaatTCTACAAATTAATAgcgactatatatataattacttgaatcaccagaaaaaaaaaactttaacaataaattatctttaaaattGTATTCCAACCTGTGATTAATTTTAGAAGAGAgaagtaataaataaataataattaattaagagtATGAATAAAAGAATGGGCAGTGGTGAGTGTGATGTATTAATATAGATATGTAGGGTAAAGCCCCACTCTCCAGTGTATGAGGTCTCTTTCTAACCAAGTAGATTTGCATGGGACTTTGGTTAAGTCACCTCATGGATCAGTCTGAATTCATAAATGGCCTTCCTAAATCTCTGCTCCTCCCTTTCCACATCGAAAGGCTTTAGGGTTTACATCATCAAAAGCTTCCTTTGCTCTAtctacatttaaaaattaaaatatcaatatttatgtataagttttaaatttcaagagttataaaaatcaaattacaataaataaaattacaattaaaattataattgacAAAATCAGTTGCTCgatctaatataaaaaataaaagaaaaatattcacctcttagtagtttttttttatatatatctttactaactttaaattatttaatattaatatataaaaaatgacgatttaaaaagtattttaaataaattattataaatttttcaaaaattaaagttattaaTTACTCAAACCAAAGATGCCAGCAACATGCAAATGTCTaccaaaaccaaaaaataagttattacaATATCAAACAAAAACGAACAACAAAGACGTCCAGTCCTGATAGCATAGTGAATTAAATAGTGGGCCTTCATTTTGCTGGCCGAGGATAGGAGACGCGACATGTCGTTTGCAAGTGTTGGTTTGGGTCATGAGTCCGTTAATCCTAGGTTTCTTAGGCATAGCGGGTCCGGCCCAAGTTTGAACCCAATTTTGATTTCTTTCCCTTGGGAATTAATATGCAAGGTGGATCGCTCATTGAGTTAACCTCCCATCAAATCAGACTCTCCGTTAGCATGAGTGAACAAATTTCCAAATTCTATGCAGCAATCAAATTGATTTGAACCTTGTCATGAATGATCTTTCCATCAATTTGAGAGTTCACTTCCAAGGACCACCTTGTATACGGCAACCTAGTTCGCATCCCAGTTTCCGACCGCAGCATAACCCATCGAGTTCCGGTTGCAAAGAAGTGCAAacctaaattaaaattgaaggcTTCTAACCAATGGCCTAAGTAATCATATCATAGAGATGAGGAAGGCAGATCACCCGGGTGGAGTTAGTAAGAAATTTAATcatatcacaaatatgttggtCATGGAAGCTTTGGCTTGTCATGAAGCAATTTTGTTGATAAAGCAGCAGGAATTGTAGGACTCTTTTCTGTGTATAAATATGTGTCCAGACAATCAAAGAGACTGCAAGAACCAGCTAGATTAAGGCTTCAAGAATCGGCTAATTTGAtcttgccaaaaaaaaaaaaaagcctagaTCTCTTTCTTTGACACACGCAAGAGCTTTGAGAGATTGAGTATCAGAATTTCAATCATTTAAACTATGCACTTTTCTTTTccattataaagaaaaataaaattcccATAACTCCAATTATTAAAACTTGTATTttcctaattattattatttttaaatctatttaattAACGTGAAATTTTTTGTACTCTTCCACCTGAATTAATTCTATCAAAACCAACAAGGCTACACATGGTGGCTGTTTGCAAAACACCCAATATGGGAATGAGATTGTTTCTTCAGAGAAACCATGTGATTAAAGTCCCTGTGAATTCATGTATATAGACATATAAatgtaatataattaattttttatcgtaatattttcaatttattgaattaaaattaaattatattcatattaaatCGGTATATATATTTGCTACTATATGAACAAAACAAGAGGTAGTGAATTATAGGATCGATTGAAGCTTTTTAGAACACATGATGTGTTGTGAATTTGTCATTTAGGTGCATATATGCAATGTTATTACACACTCAAAATCAGACAACAACAAACACTGGTGATGTGGGACCTTAACCCAAAAGTGGGTCCACTTGAATTCTATCCACTCATGGCCCAAAATCCCACATTTCCAAATTCCAAGCAACCAAAAATCTAGCCAGTAATGTGGCCCTAGTGAAGGTCCTTAAAAAGGTCACATACAATGTAGAAACT
This genomic window contains:
- the LOC110607038 gene encoding phosphatidylinositol 4-phosphate 5-kinase 3; protein product: MDGQKSQAKLTRNHSSLLRSLPTVRSSIHSLTSVAQKDLIKPELQQLQPQKQELDWKIGEEKRKPHRSGSTPRRTSSVRFTPVLTVVSISFFSLFSVSLFFFFYLRREEIPTSENLLLGLIFIAIILFFASKNKNLINQNLTVIKQLWEENTKKLGVSTSRTKSKPVQWFIGESNADSSSKIEKEKRIIREGVEFYSNGDFYEGEFHKGKCNGSGVYNYFVNGRYEGDWIDGRYDGYGIESWARGSRYKGHYRQGQRHGYGVYKFYTRDSYAGEWCNGQSHGVGLQTCSDGSCYLGEFKRGVKHGLGVYHFRNGDRYAGEYFGDKIHGFGVYHFANGHCYEGSWHEGRKQGYGMYTFRNGDAKCGEWDHGILKTPMPLLTDCVLRAVQAARKTAESAIVLRRVDELVNTAVEAANRAATAARVVAVKAVQNRMDGKFCDTNV
- the LOC110606903 gene encoding probable N-succinyldiaminopimelate aminotransferase DapC gives rise to the protein MPRSLCFRPSIFLTFSIPEHFLAKTFRRAISHYPSPMATLSTTEKDAVSGQSQSTQKTQQPLQVAKRLEKFKTTIFTQMSSLAIKHGAINLGQGFPNFDGPDFVKEAAIQAIRDAKNQYARGYGVPDFNSAIAARFKKDTGLVVDPEKEVTVTSGCTEAIAATMLGLINPGEEVILFAPFYDSYEATLSMAGAKIKCITLQPPDFAVPIEELKSIISKNTRAILINTPHNPTGKMFTREELSTIASLCIENDVLVFADEVYDKLAFEMDHISMASLPGMYERTVTMNSLGKTFSLTGWKIGWAIAPPHLTWGVRQAHSFLTFATSTPMQWAAAVALRAPDSYYVELKRDYMEKKAILVEGLKAVGFKVFPSSGTYFVIVDHTPFGQENDIAFCEYLIKEVGVVAIPTSVFYLNPEDGKNLVRFTFCKDEETLRAAVERMKEKLKRN